A region of Mobula birostris isolate sMobBir1 chromosome X, sMobBir1.hap1, whole genome shotgun sequence DNA encodes the following proteins:
- the LOC140191356 gene encoding ORM1-like protein 3 isoform X1, with protein sequence MKRFHNFKLGTTKTLKVQSAIILNVTMKMKIWRMRCMKVVKKQTMNVGTAHSEVNPNTRVMNSRGIWLSYILGIGLLHIILLSIPFFSVPVVWTLTNIIHNTGMYIFLHTVKGTPFETPDQGKARLLTHWEQMDYGVQFTASRKFLTITPIILYFLTSFYTKYDKLHFVINTISLMSVLIPKLPQLHGVRIFGINKY encoded by the exons atgaaacgatttcacaacttcaagttaggaactacgaagacTTTGAAGGTTCAGTCAgcgatcatcttgaatgttacaatgaaaatgaagatttggaggatgcgttgtatgaag gTTGTAAAGAAACAAACCATGAATGTGGGTACTGCTCACAGCGAAGTGAATCCAAATACCCGAGTTATGAACAGCCGTGGGATTTGGCTGTCTTATATCTTGGGAATTGGATTACTTCATATCATTCTCTTGAGCATCCCATTCTTCAGTGTGCCAGTAGTATGGACTCTCACCAATATTATTCATAATACG GGAATGTATATATTTCTGCACACCGTAAAGGGAACGCCATTTGAAACTCCAGACCAAGGAAAAGCACGGCTGTTAACCCACTGGGAGCAGATGGATTACGGAGTGCAGTTTACAGCCTCGCGCAAATTCCTTACTATCACACCCATTATCTT GTATTTTCTTACCAGTTTTTACACAAAGTACGACAAATTACATTTTGTTATAAATACGATTTCGTTGATGAGCGTCCTCATCCCAAAACTCCCTCAACTTCATGGAGTCAGAATCTTTGGCATCAACAAGTACTAA
- the LOC140191356 gene encoding ORM1-like protein 3 isoform X2, with product MNVGTAHSEVNPNTRVMNSRGIWLSYILGIGLLHIILLSIPFFSVPVVWTLTNIIHNTGMYIFLHTVKGTPFETPDQGKARLLTHWEQMDYGVQFTASRKFLTITPIILYFLTSFYTKYDKLHFVINTISLMSVLIPKLPQLHGVRIFGINKY from the exons ATGAATGTGGGTACTGCTCACAGCGAAGTGAATCCAAATACCCGAGTTATGAACAGCCGTGGGATTTGGCTGTCTTATATCTTGGGAATTGGATTACTTCATATCATTCTCTTGAGCATCCCATTCTTCAGTGTGCCAGTAGTATGGACTCTCACCAATATTATTCATAATACG GGAATGTATATATTTCTGCACACCGTAAAGGGAACGCCATTTGAAACTCCAGACCAAGGAAAAGCACGGCTGTTAACCCACTGGGAGCAGATGGATTACGGAGTGCAGTTTACAGCCTCGCGCAAATTCCTTACTATCACACCCATTATCTT GTATTTTCTTACCAGTTTTTACACAAAGTACGACAAATTACATTTTGTTATAAATACGATTTCGTTGATGAGCGTCCTCATCCCAAAACTCCCTCAACTTCATGGAGTCAGAATCTTTGGCATCAACAAGTACTAA